A genomic window from Fusarium oxysporum Fo47 chromosome VIII, complete sequence includes:
- a CDS encoding exopolyphosphatase, with translation MASRLSLGGFLAKARAALTAPAAQRKGPLTFVVGNESADLDSLCSALVYAYMRTHTPPHTLHIPLSNLPRDDLALRTEMSAVLKHAGLTLKDLLTLSELPDLKSEETHWLLVDHNSLTGPLKKFSDHVTGCVDHHADENVIGKDADPRVIEPCGSCMSLVVDETRKTWEEISHQDPEDSDAATENDKLTRLALAPIISDTINLTAKEKVREKDSKAVEFLEGRIHDKSFNRTAYFDEISAVKEDISDLSFRDILRKDYKEWDGSGLKLGISCVVQDFNYLVDKAGASEPLIDAFEDWAKERELDVASIMTTSHPNGEFQRHLLVWGVTDQGREAVDRFVQAGDKLKLETWKEGELDHHGHKRFAWRQKELAASRKQVAPLLREALKKS, from the exons ATGGCTTCGAGATTGTCTCTGGGCGGCTTTTTGGCCAAAGCGAGAGCTGCTTTGACAGCTCCGGCGGCGCAACGAAAGGGGCCTCTTACTTTTGTTGTAGGGAATGAATCAGCCG ACCTCGATTCTCTCTGCTCAGCTCTTGTCTACGCTTATATGCGCACTCATACCCCTCCTCATACCCTACACATTCCCCTCTCAAACCTGCCCCGCGATGACCTCGCTCTTCGCACCGAGATGTCAGCAGTTCTCAAACACGCTGGACTCACTCTCAAAGATCTCCTAACTCTATCTGAACTTCCAGACTTGAAATCTGAGGAAACACActggttgttggttgatcATAACTCCCTCACAGGTCCACTTAAGAAGTTTTCGGATCATGTTACTGGTTGTGTCGATCACCATGCCGATGAGAACGTCATTGGCAAAGATGCAGACCCAAGAGTCATTGAACCTTGTGGGAGCTGTATGAGTTTGGTGGTCGATGAGACGAGGAAGACCTGGGAGGAGATTTCGCACCAGGATCCTGAGGATAGCGATGCGGCTACGGAGAACGACAAGCTTACTAGACTTGCGCTTGCTCCTATTATTTCCGACACGATAAATCTCACGGCCAAGGAAAAGGTTCGAGAGAAGGATTCGAAGGCGGTTGAATTCCTCGAGGGGCGCATTCACGACAAATCCTTCAACCGCACAGCCTACTTTGACGAGATCTCCGCTGTGAAGGAGGATATTTCTGACTTGAGCTTCCGCGACATTCTGCGCAAAGACTACAAGGAATGGGATGGTTCAGGCCTAAAACTTGGAATAAGCTGCGTGGTACAAGACTTCAACTACCTCGTCGACAAAGCCGGTGCTTCAGAGCCGTTGATCGATGCCTTTGAGGACTGGGCGAAGGAGCGCGAGCTCGATGTGGCAAGCATAATGACAACGTCCCATCCCAATGGGGAGTTTCAGCGCCACCTGCTTGTCTGGGGTGTCACTGACCAAGGTCGTGAGGCGGTGGATAGGTTTGTGCAAGCTGGTGATaagttgaagttggagacGTGGAAGGAGGGAGAGCTGGATCATCATGGGCATAAGAGGTTTGCCTGGAGGCAGAAGGAACTTGCTGCTAGTAGAAAGCAGGTTGCGCCTTTGTTGAGGGAGGCTCTTAAGAAGAGTTGA
- a CDS encoding class I glutamine amidotransferase-like protein yields the protein MAPLRLAILEADTPQPQTRDRFGGYTGVFTALLQEAAKPQKLEDLVTIKGYDVVNELHSYPSLDEIDAVLITGSRHTAFDNDPWIIKLVEFTKKAIDTNRIRVVGVCFGHQIVGRAEGAKLGRSNKGWEVAVTEVDLTDKGKEIFGLDKMRIHQMHRDIVDEFPKGSIPLGSNEICEVQGFYSPGRYLTVQGHPEFTNEIISEILFNRHTVGIFTDEVYNEAMKRAPLPHDGVAIAKAFLKFYREG from the exons ATGGctcctcttcgtctcgcCATCCTCGAAGCTGACACCCCGCAGCCCCAAACTCGCGATCGCTTCGGTGGCTACACGGGTGTCTTCACTGCGCTCCTCCAAGAAGCTGCAAAGCCTCAGAAGCTCGAAGATCTCGTTACTATCAAGGGCTACGATGTCGTGAACGAACTACACTCGTATCCATCCCTCGACGAAATCGATGCGGTTCTTATCACTGGTTCTCGACACACAGCGTTCGATAACGACCCCTGGATCATCAAGCTCGTCGAATTCACAAAAAAAGCCATCGATACGAATCGCATCCGAGTAGTAGGCGTATGTTTCGGCCACCAGATCGTCGGACGAGCTGAGGGCGCCAAGTTGGGACGCAGCAATAAGGGATGGGAGGTTGCAGTCACAGAAGTTGATCTGACagacaagggcaaggagaTTTTCGGATTGGACAAGATG CGCATTCACCAAATGCATCGCGACATTGTAGATGAGTTTCCCAAGGGTTCAATCCCTCTCGGTTCGAATGAGATCTGCGAAGTGCAGGGCTTCTACTCGCCTGGACGATATCTCACAGTTCAAGGACACCCCGAGTTCACCAACGAGATTATTTCCGAGATTCTCTTCAATCGTCATACGGTTGGCATCTTCACGGATGAAGTGTATAACGAAGCTATGAAACGCGCGCCACTTCCTCATGATGGTGTTGCTATTGCTAAGGCTTTCCTCAAGTTCTACCGCGAGGGATAG
- a CDS encoding G protein-coupled glucose receptor regulating Gpa2-domain-containing protein, whose product MPPWLQEGDAQSFSPWTDSTRALSLEPRRVKQFTMAALTPHQTYVIHVATLTVASMSILATIITSFWFFRMRRSFRHDLIMLLIYSDMFKSFWLLVFPAVELVAGKIETTETFCQVSGFFLALSIEASDVSVALISVHTALYIFRGEQGLYPYRKAAYALAAIIPVVMASLAFIESPGYINTGQFCYLPFNPMWKRLALSWIPRYMAFTVILCLCIGVYVYVRVLMRRFGSGNESSKNTLSKTSGLESLDPLQQGITTVPPTPTIRYHGLIPSSNPSRRNSFTILEDRTTRPPLVAFNSFHLDMSGSTHPNRLHSARLARRGSTQMWMANFGTDLTSQSEQAEVESQNSTGTTRCGSDDVIAPLATHTKPEPVHQTPLHDVVSPSYTIQTDFFHRSDGSNAPSRPPSIPNLFAILRRTPDSPRSNGTDLVLTQSDFNAPGTVKSREKILRQLRLLFIYPIVYVAIWILPFIVQLTGYGRGAPYGMRLASIIFLCFHGLADAVVFSLKEKPWRHSQAFKRINVQFWKRRQEVPDVGARVGRTREEMTLDSRFAKKRRQQEQAEWEMDRQAGNEARKAARAVPQWWDAEE is encoded by the exons atGCCTCCCTGGCTTCAAGAAGGCGATGCCCAGAGCTTTTCGCCATGGACAGATTCAACGAGGGCTCTCAGCCTCGAGCCACGTCGAGTAAAGCAGTTCACCATGGCTGCTCTTACTCCCCATCAGACATATGTTATTCATGTTGCGACTCTCACCGTAGCATCGATGAGCATACTTGCAACAATAATAACTTCGTTCTGGTTCTTTCGAATGAGGCGGAGTTTCCGCCATGA CCTCATCATGTTGCTCATTTATAGTGATATGTTCAAGAGTTTCTGGTTACTTGTCTTCCCCGCCGTGGAACTTGTCGCTGGGAAAATTGAAACGACTGAGACCTTCTGTCAAGTCAGCGGGTTCTTCCTTGCTCTCAGTATAGAAGCTTCTGATGTTTCGGTCGCTCTCATCTCAGTACATACTGCATTGTACATCTTTCGTGGAGAGCAAGGCCTCTACCCATATCGAAAGGCGGCCTACGCTCTTGCCGCCATTATACCTGTTGTGATGGCTTCATTAGCATTCATCGAAAGCCCCGGTTACATTAACACTGGCCAGTTTTGCTATCTACCGTTCAACCCGATGTGGAAGAGACTGGCGCTCTCTTGGATTCCTCGCTATATGGCTTTCACTGTTATTCTCTGCCTATGTATAGGCGTATACGTTTACGTTCGAGTGTTGATGAGACGATTTGGCTCCGGGAATGAAAGTTCGAAGAATACCCTTTCAAAAACGTCCGGTCTTGAAAGTCTCGATCCCTTGCAACAAGGAATCACCACTGTACCACCGACTCCTACGATAAGATACCACGGCCTAATTCCTTCTTCCAACCCTTCGCGGCGCAATTCCTTTACTATACTCGAAGATCGGACCACAAGACCTCCACTCGTGGCATTCAACTCTTTCCATTTGGACATGTCCGGATCCACGCATCCCAACAGGCTTCATTCGGCACGACTAGCGCGGAGAGGATCGACTCAGATGTGGATGGCCAACTTTGGTACGGATCTGACATCTCAGTCTGAACAGGCAGAAGTTGAATCCCAGAATTCGACGGGAACAACTCGCTGTGGTTCAGACGATGTGATTGCCCCTTTAGCCACCCATACAAAGCCTGAACCTGTCCACCAAACACCTCTCCACGATGTTGTCTCACCATCATATACTATACAGACCGACTTCTTTCATCGATCTGATGGCTCAAACGCTCCATCTAGGCCGCCATCTATACCTAATCTTTTCGCCATACTCCGTCGCACACCAGACAGTCCACGCAGCAACGGCACCGACCTCGTCTTGACTCAGAGCGATTTCAACGCACCTGGTACTGTCAAGTCACGTGAAAAGATCTTGCGACAACTCCGGttactatttatttatcCGATAGTCTACGTCGCCATTTGGATTCTGCCCTTCATCGTACAACTTACTGGATATGGACGAGGAGCCCCCTATGGCATGAGACTGGCCAGCATCATATTTCTGTGTTTCCACGGCTTGGCTGATGCCGTGGTCTTCTCTTTGAAAGAGAAGCCTTGGAGGCATAGTCAGGCTTTCAAACGCATCAACGTCCAATTTTGGAAAAGACGACAGGAAGTGCCCGATGTGGGTGCAAGAGTCGGACGCACAAGAGAGGAAATGACACTCGATTCTCGATTCGCAAAAAAGAGGCGACAACAGGAACAAGCTGAGTGGGAAATGGATCGTCAGGCTGGAAATGAGGCCCGCAAAGCAGCGAGGGCAGTCCCCCAGTGGTGGGATGCCGAAGAGTAA
- a CDS encoding uncharacterized protein (expressed protein), which yields MEISHDQQDQGSCEIFGLGVGATADEGPTNMKCVSHHSLSLSAVPAFLLHTVGCIRPCPNDYG from the coding sequence ATGGAGATCTCACACGATCAACAGGACCAAGGCTCGTGCGAGATATTCGGTCTTGGCGTTGGTGCAACAGCAGACGAAGGACCAACAAATATGAAGTGTGTCTCTCACCACAGTCTTTCCCTCAGTGCAGTTCCCGCATTTCTCCTGCACACTGTTGGCTGTATCCGTCCTTGTCCAAATGATTATGGCTGA
- a CDS encoding SNF2 family N-terminal domain-containing protein has protein sequence MAAPKSPSNSSSARSNSRLPTSVPSSPPSEQQDDLEGADDALIKEEQEARLENERNEEKRRQAMLKRKKKKKAETKSEREAKARELDDLLAKSAAFSDILTKKTQVLGRVGSSLDGKTLGEHSLEMAQQPKCMINGTMRDYQLEGLTWMYEICSQGMSGILADEMGLGKTVQTIALIALLREQENYLGPHLIVAPLSTLSNWMDEFHKWTPSIPVIMYHGNKDDREKIFRTQMLKHLKAGRPTTKFPVVCTSYEMVLRDQHNLSKINWEFIIIDEGHRMKNADAKLFQQLRQFSSATRLLITGTPLQNNLKELWSLLHFLLPNIFTDWEAFESWFDFSDLEDEQGTEEFIADQKKQELVKKIHLILQPMLLRRIKQDVAAYLPKKREYVLFAPMTKEQTDLYNVLTNKKVDTRQYLEDKVYAKIHGTESAEASTKSSRSSSLAAPKTMTLPVRESPRKKQVEPEEPAANAFSVMMAKRGRGRPRKNPKPEEAPVTPKSGGKRKGAPASLEPEPKSAKSTRQSTPVSTRGRPRKTRTYKDAGSDEEKMSDDEFEANLAKEMVSDDEDLSDQVSLTPEERERAKAFELAKKQISQKKLGNPLAQLRLVCNSPHNFYNPWIASRDLPVDDSIVTASGKMLLLDRLLPRLFQDDHKVLIFSQFTTQLDILEDYCRELRGWKVCRIDGSVAQGSRRTQIADFNSDPEYKIFLLSTRAGGQGINLASADTVILFDSDFNPQQDLQAQDRCHRIGQTRPVVVFRLATKDTVEETLLNSADAKRRLEKLVIKKGNFKSMGQKMDLHEDIDPESLRALLLKDGQVYKASGGEEVLSDADLDILCDRSEAAYEKAASGQGDADAFRVVETGADSIKMARKD, from the exons ATGGCGGCACCCAAGTCGCCGAGCAACTCTAGCTCAGCTCGTTCTAACTCACGGCTGCCAACAAGTGTTCCGAGTTCGCCGCCATCGGAACAAcaggatgatcttgaaggtGCCGACGATGCGCTTATcaaggaggagcaggaggctCGTCtagagaatgagagaaatgAGGAGAAGCGACGACAGGcgatgctgaagaggaagaaaaagaagaaggcagaGACAAAGTCTGAGCGTGAAGCCAAGGCTAGAGAACTTGATGACTTGCTCGCAAAGTCAGCTGCTTTCTCTGATATTCTTACCAAAAAGACTCAGGTGTTGGGCCGAGTCGGTAGCAGTCTTGATGGCAAGACGCTTGGTGAGCATAGCTTGGAGATGGCTCAGCAGCCCAAGTGTATGATCAACGGGACCATGCGAGATTACCAGCTTGAAGGTTTAACATGGATGTACGAGATTTGTTCTCAGGGCATGTCTGGTATTTTAGCCGATGAGATGGGCCTTG GCAAAACCGTTCAAACCATCGCCTTGATTGCGCTGCTCCGTGAGCAGGAGAATTATCTCGGCCCTCATTTGATCGTCGCTCCTTTGAGTACACTCTCAAACTGGATGGATGAGTTTCACAAATGGACGCCTTCCATCCCTGTCATCATGTATCATGGCAACAAAGATGACCGTGAGAAGATCTTCAGGACCCAAATGCTGAAGCATCTCAAGGCTGGCCGCCCCACCACCAAATTCCCCGTGGTGTGTACGTCTTATGAAATGGTTCTCAGAGATCAGCACAACCTTTCGAAAATCAACTGGGAATTTATCATCATC GATGAAGGTCATCGCATGAAAAATGCAGACGCCAAACTGTTCCAGCAGCTTCGTCAGTTCTCATCCGCCACCCGTCTGCTCATTACCGGAACGCCTCTTCAAAATAACCTGAAAGAGCTGTGGTCGCTACTCCACTTCTTGTTGCCCAACATCTTTACAGACTGGGAGGCCTTTGAGTCGTGGTTCGACTTCTCTGATCTCGAAGATGAACAGGGTACAGAGGAGTTCATTGCCGATCAAAAGAAGCAAGAGCTCGTAAAGAAGATTCACCTCATTCTTCAGCCAATGCTTCTGAGGCGTATCAAGCAGGATGTTGCTGCCTAcctgccaaagaagagagaatACGTGCTCTTCGCTCCCATGACAAAGGAACAAACAGATCTTTACAACGTGCTTACCAACAAAAAGGTCGATACCCGACAGTATCTAGAAGACAAGGTCTATGCAAAGATCCACGGCACCGAATCGGCTGAAGCAAGCACCAAATCATCCCGATCAAGCAGCCTCGCGGCACCAAAGACCATGACACTCCCTGTTCGTGAATCCCCGCGTAAGAAGCAGGTCGAACCAGAGGAGCCAGCAGCCAACGCATTTTCGGTCATGATGGCCAAGCGCGGTCGTGGCAGGCCACGCAAAAACCCAAAGCCTGAGGAAGCACCTGTGACACCGAAATCTGGAGGTAAACGAAAGGGTGCTCCCGCTTCTTTGGAGCCAGAGCCAAAAAGCGCAAAGTCAACTCGCCAGTCAACACCAGTGAGCACTCGTGGACGAccaagaaagacaagaacCTACAAAGATGCTGGttcagatgaggagaagatgtCGGATGATGAATTTGAGGCAAATTTGGCCAAGGAGATGGTctctgacgatgaggacCTGAGTGATCAGGTGTCTTTGACACCAGAGGAGCGCGAACGTGCCAAGGCATTTGAGCTTGCTA AAAAACAAATTTCGCAGAAGAAGCTGGGCAACCCCCTGGCACAGCTGCGACTTGTCTGCAACTCACCTCACAATTTCTACAATCCTTGGATCGCCTCCAGAGATCTACCTGTCGATGACTCCATAGTCACTGCTTCCGGTAAAATGCTTCTTCTCGATCGCTTGCTACCTCGTTTATTCCAAGACGACCACAAGgtcctcatcttctcgcAGTTCACAACACAGCTTGACATCCTCGAAGACTACTGCCGTGAACTCCGCGGCTGGAAAGTCTGTCGTATCGACGGTTCTGTCGCGCAAGGTAGTCGACGTACTCAAATCGCTGATTTCAACAGCGATCCCGAGTACAAGATATTTTTGCTCTCTACTCGTGCAGGTGGTCAGGGCATCAACCTTGCATCAGCCGACACAGTCATTCTGTTTGACTCAGACTTCAACCCCCAACAGgatcttcaagctcaagatcgCTGCCATCGTATCGGCCAAACCCGCCCTGTCGTTGTATTCCGACTTGCTACGAAGGACACAGTCGAGGAAACTCTTCTCAACTCCGCCGACGCCAAGCGTCGACTTGAGAAACTCGTCATCAAGAAGGGTAACTTCAAGTCAATGGGTCAAAAGATGGATCTCCACGAAGATATCGACCCTGAGTCGCTCCGCGCTCTGCTTCTGAAGGATGGCCAAGTATACAAGGCCTCGGGGGGCGAAGAAGTCCTCAGTGACGCTGATCTCGATATTCTCTGCGACAGGAGTGAGGCAGCTTATGAGAAGGCTGCAAGCGGACAGGGCGACGCTGATGCTTTCCGCGTTGTGGAAACTGGTGCTGATTCTATCAAGATGGCGCGAAAGGATTAA